The bacterium genome segment CCAATTTTGTGTAATCTGGAGTGATTTTTGTGAAATGTCTATTCCATAGACATTAAAGCCTTTTTTGGCTAAATAGATGAGGTGTCTTCCATTACCACAGCCTAAATCTAAGATGCGGTTCACTTTTTTTTGTTTTCTTTCAATCTCTTTCGCCACAAATTGAACCAGGCACTCACCCGGAACCCACATAACATAAGTTCCATCGGTGTAGAATTTATCCCAGGTTTCTTCAAATTTATAATGTTCCATATTTTTATAACTCAATATTCAAGTTTTTTTAAGATTAAGTGGTTTATCCTTTTTTAACCGCAAAGAACACAAAGATTATAGGTTGTTCACCACCCTTTTAATTCCTTCCTTGAATCTTAATACATTGAAATT includes the following:
- a CDS encoding class I SAM-dependent methyltransferase, with product MSYKNMEHYKFEETWDKFYTDGTYVMWVPGECLVQFVAKEIERKQKKVNRILDLGCGNGRHLIYLAKKGFNVYGIDISQKSLQITQNW